Proteins encoded in a region of the Zea mays cultivar B73 chromosome 4, Zm-B73-REFERENCE-NAM-5.0, whole genome shotgun sequence genome:
- the LOC100147731 gene encoding TRIBOA-glucoside O-methyltransferase BX7 encodes MGHQAQHGTDDTEELLAAHRQLWCHALGYVKSMALKCALDLRIPDTIDRCGGSATLGELLAASEIPASNHDYLRRVMRTLTAMRIFAVSHDDPAKADDAAAISYQLTPASRLLVSSSSSSVDAAAAGAGASKENTTTPSILPNIAHLVRPNTISLLFSMGEWMKDESAASVSLYETVHRQGMWACVEDDAANRASFYESMDADTRLVMQAVVRRCPHVFDGIKSLVDVGGGRGTAAAAVVAAFPHIQRCTVMDLPHVVAEAPAGTAGLSFHGGDMFEHIPSADALMLKWILHDWDEDKCIKIMERCKEAIGGKEAGGKVIIIDTVLGSRADDDDDDKTCRETYVLDLHILSFVNGAEREEHEWRRIFLAAGFRDYKITHTRGIPSIIEVFP; translated from the exons ATGGGGCACCAGGCGCAGCACGGCACGGACGACACCGAGGAGCTGCTTGCAGCCCACCGGCAGCTGTGGTGCCATGCCCTGGGCTACGTCAAGTCCATGGCGCTCAAGTGCGCCCTGGACCTGCGCATCCCCGACACCATCGACCGCTGCGGCGGGAGCGCCACCCTGGGCGAGCTGCTCGCCGCAAGCGAGATCCCGGCGTCCAACCACGACTACCTCCGACGGGTCATGCGCACGCTGACAGCCATGCGCATCTTCGCGGTCAGCCACGACGACCCCGCCAAGGCCGACGACGCGGCCGCCATCTCTTACCAGCTCACCCCGGCGTCCCGGCTGCtcgtcagcagcagcagcagcagcgtcgacgccgccgccgccggcgccggcgcctcgAAGGAGAACACTACTACCCCGAGCATCCTCCCCAACATCGCCCACCTGGTCCGCCCCAACACCATCTCCCTGCTGTTCAGCATGGGCGAGTGGATGAAGGACGAGAGCGCGGCGTCCGTGTCGCTGTACGAGACGGTGCACCGGCAGGGGATGTGGGCGTGCGTGGAGGACGACGCGGCCAACAGGGCCAGCTTCTACGAGAGCATGGACGCCGACACCCGGCTCGTGATGCAGGCCGTGGTCCGCCGGTGCCCGCACGTGTTCGACGGCATCAAGTCGCTCGTCGACGTCGGCGGCGGCCGcggcaccgccgccgccgccgtcgtcgccgCCTTCCCGCACATCCAGAGGTGCACCGTCATGGACCTCCCCCACGTCGTCGCCGAGGCTCCCGCCGGCACCGCCGGCCTGTCCTTCCACGGCGGCGACATGTTCGAGCACATCCCGTCGGCTGACGCACTCATGCTCAAG TGGATCCTGCACGACTGGGATGAGGACAAGTGCATCAAGATAATGGAGCGCTGCAAGGAAGCGATCGGTGGCAAGGAAGCAGGGGGGAAGGTGATAATAATAGACACGGTGCTCGGATCTCGggcagacgacgacgacgacgacaagacgTGCAGGGAGACGTATGTGTTGGATCTCCACATACTGAGCTTCGTGAACGGGGCGGAGCGGGAGGAGCACGAGTGGAGGAGGATCTTCCTGGCGGCTGGGTTCCGTGACTACAAGATCACGCACACCCGAGGCATCCCGTCCATCATCGAGGTCTTCCCGTGA